ACAGCCCTCAGATGTTGCTCAAATTGTGAAGTAAAACAAGACTCAATTGTGTGATGTCCACTATTATGAGGTCTAGGGGCCACTTCATTCAGCAAGACCTGAGGAGAATGGATGCATAAGCACACAACAGAGACTGTAAAAATGCAAAAGCTATTTATCTAGACCCATGAAGATGTTAGTACCAACATGATGTAATAAAGATGAAACATCAATGAACAACCTGACCATCAGCTGTCAAAAACAACTCAACCGCAAATACACCAGCACCTTCCAATGAACTCACAGCCTTATATGCAACATCTGTAGCAAGTTTCAGAACCTTCCACGACACATTCGCAGGTGATTTAACAATGTGACAAATGTTCTCCCTGCAGATAAAAAAgactaacaaaattattacgataaattttcacaaagaaTGGTACGAGAGAgaattaccaaaaaaacaaaagaacgGTAAGAGAAATACTAGATGAAAATCTAAAACGCGGAACAactaatatagaaaaataaaatccccAACAAAGGTATCATCTTGCCTGTGGATAGTTTCTACAACAGGATAACACAGCATACTATTATCTCTTCCTCTTGCCACAATTACAGAAAGCTCCTGAAAATTCAAGTCATTTTCCCAGTAAAGTCTAAACCTTGTACAACCTCGAATGTgcatacaaataaattaatatatccaTATAAAATGTTATCAATGCATTTGTGCACcgaacaaacttgtttttctCGATAAACTTAAATCTTACAAATAAATGCCTATGGTCAAATTTCCATCTTAGGGATGCTAGTTCAATTTTAACATTCATCAACACTAAACTACAGTTTACTTCCAGGTAACTCCATCtgttgttttcttatttacaaAATCTGTAACTACAACAAGCATTACACagttaaaacaagaaaataaaaaaagtccTGTCTTCTTCTCATTACATGCACTGGAAACAAGAAATGagatgattaatattatcaagcAAGTGTTACACCAAGTGAAAGCGGGCCAACAAGACAAAAACAACCCAATAGAAGGCCAAGAGTCAAAACATTCCCATACTGAAGGACACTCAACTCGTAAAAATTTTCACTCCCCTCAATTTCAATTCAACAGGGAGCAGGATGAGGATAGAACTTCTCTTTATGCTGCACTTGCATAATCGGGAACCTTACAAcgatttctttctcttccacTGAAGTTTGTCTTATTTATTAAGCTTGCCACTCTCACCATGAATTCAACAATCATGAAATAATTGATATCCTGTGGCCTAAAATGGAACAGAAAGTATTCTAGCTTTAAGTTGATAAGAACTTAGGAAGCAAACAGGATTAGAcaatattgtatataatatagtCCATTCCTGATTATAATAGAGTGCTATCTTTTGCAAATTGAAAAGCATCACATGGACAGTGAAAGGTGAACTTATGCATAAGTCATCATGACAGGTACATTGACCAACAGGCACTAACCTTCACAAATGGTGCCCATTTCTCAACATATAAACCAGTGTATCCTCCCAGGgctgcaaaatagttaaacttTCAGTTAAAATAACTGTTATCAGTGAAATTGGCAATATTATAAGTTAAAGTATTCATGCTTACATATTCATATAGTTTGGcatttcaaaatcaatattaCAAGAATAAGTTGTATGTGATACTCTACTAAATTGGTTCTCAAGTTGAATCCTCTTAagacttaatttattatttttattataaaagatgGCAGGGTAAAATAGACATCCTTACTGTCCTGTGTGTTACATTCTAATAAACTGGCTCTCCAGCTAAATCATCTCCATAGTTaacctataattttttattaaaaaatattgcattgGCAAACTTATAGATAccaatttataattgaatttagtaATCTAATCATGCAtcttttttatccaaataattcCAATTTTGCTTAGAAAATACAGTTAAAATTACTCAATTTTTAACTCAAATAAGcagaataattttttgaggtttatttttcatttatcagagttatatatttattttcaaaagatcCTTTCACGTCTTGGCACAAgctcaaaattcaacatcatcaAGGCCATTATATTGAGACATTCTAACTCACCTTGAAGCCGAGCACATAGTTTAGTCCATGCAATCTTAAACCAGAGaactataatataaatagacaGCAAAGTTTTATACATCTGCATGTTCTTCACCCTGAAACTTACCATTTACTGCCATAGGAATCTCATCTTCATTTTTAGCGACAGCATTGCCTCGTCCATCATATGCCAGCCTTTTGCTCTTCACCATAAGAGGATAACCAAATAGGTCTCCAGCTCTTTTAGCACCTTCTAGGTCATCTATCTGCCCCAGACATTTTCCATGGGACAGATTTTTTTGGTCAGATAtgaacatattaatttttaagttcatattcaaattcatcagTTTAGGTTCAAAATCTTGGCCAATATGTAATTACCTGCATAAACTCAGGCATTGGAATAGCATGCCTAGAAAAATGGACCTTCTGAAGGTACTTATCCTGTTCACAAACATTTTCTCAGTTAGCATACAGTATTAGAATCCCATATATGCGTGTAGAATGAATTGACTCATACATATAGCATgtcatattgaaaaatttgatcTCATGCGTTTCATTAAGATGTCAAACTAGAGctcttttattgttttttcataGCTCACACAATCAAATAATAGCATCCGCATAATAAATGTTTAAAGTAAATAAGGCAACAGCATCATGCATTCACTTCAATTTACCAATATGGAACATCCTAGCAATAGTATGAGACAATTCTTTGCATGTAACTGCAGGTAATAAGTTATCTTTTATccctaataatttttttcccactATACAATGTGGTTCTTGTATCAGGACGCACATATCTGAAGTCACTCAATACTTTCTTCAGCTACACAAGAATATGTACATATCAGGAATTTTTAATGTTCATGAAGCAGTAAACTTTTCTGTAGCTCTTCACCTGCACGCATAGCAATATCCTGACGAAGTAATAGAGATCCAAGTCCCACTAACAGGCTGAATTTATTAGAAagtttgttatttaaaaagattaggAGTCAAGAAAAAATCACTTGCACTAATAAACCCATCATAAGCATAAAATGATGCTGAGGACAGACACAAAGATTATATGTTAATAACAGAAATTGCGCAAAAATGCTAAGTAGTTCTTCCTTTTTGGGAATTCATGAATATACAActccatcaatatatattaactatagcaatagaaaatgaaagaaaaaaaatttactccTAAGATGCCAAAGAGTTATCTTTGAATAGCTATAAGGaataggaaaaacaaaaacatcttAATTTCTCATATGCTCATTGCGAAGAATGAAATAAAGCCTTCTCACGTACTTGGGCAAACAAGAAATTGATCACGAAGTAATCACAATACTGTTGAACCAGAAGATCTAGAAGATATCTAATTATGCATGTTATATATCCAGCTACAAGGGTCTGTATGGCTCTCAAGAAACTGCATTAATAGCTAGAAATCAAAACCTGGATGATCCGGATCGTCGAAGCTTTAGGTTGACAATCCACCCCTTGTTGTTCAAGTTTCTCGAGAGTTGCGGTATCAACATGCTCAATTTCGACAGTCAATACTCCACATCTATAATCTcaatccaaattagaacctctgattttcctttttaatccaaaaacaGAGCAAGTGCACAAGTTTTATCACCTTTTGGCAAATTCTTCAACTGTAGCACTATCATGATAACTTCCCACCATATGATAATGGCATAAGTTACTTGCTGGACAATTCTCCATTGGATCTAGAATTATCACCTTTATTGCCATCTGAGAAGCTGCTTCACACAACATACGACCAAGTTGCCCTCCACCAAGAACACCCACAATTGTTTCCGAAAGCCCATGGACCTGTAAGTTGGTACTATTGGCACTTCTGCGATCATATATCGAGCAAAAAGAATTAGAGACACTTTCAAAAGTAAAACCCCAGTAGTCTCTCAAATTAAGTTGTAGTATATActgcataataaataaaatatagcataATCCAAATTAAGAATGCAGCATAAAACTTAAACAACTTCAAAAAAAGTAACCAAGATTATCATAATCCAAATTGCAAATGCACCATAAAACTTAAACAACTTCGAGAAAGTTTGCAAGATTGGCTAAGTCctaaaaccaaaatattaagACCACCAATTACATCTCAGCAAATTACAAAACCTCCTTACATGAGTATCAGTCTCAAAAATAACCAAGTCATGTCATAAATAGTCCTTTAGGGCTGGCAACAAGTCGAGCtcgaatatattttaactttgaCTCATATATACATCgacgtacatatatataaggttCTATTGTTTTAGTTTTCCGAATAAATGGATATCTAAAAGATAAACTCTAGGGATTGTAGCATTGCTATTTGAACTATAGGAATGAAGGTGATACTAAACCAATACTCTAGGCACTTGATGGATTTATCCTAGTGCAAACTTCCACTTGTAAAATAAACCAAACATTATATGAAAAGAGTGTCTTAAATCTTAATCTATAActctaaaaataagtaataacaaattaaccaaactaaaaagttgaattccaaccacatccaaaaaatatccattatcctataatatctttttgttttaaaaagaaactatTAGGTAAAAGTCCATCCGGCTTCAACAAACTAGGCAACCTAGAAGCACATGTAACACACATGTCGTGAGCAGTCAAACTACATACTTCAGAGAACAATAAGGACAAAGAGAGTCAGATTAAAAGAAGGATAGAATCATAAATACCTGGGAGAGGCCTCTTGAACTTCCATTGAAGCTCTGCAATGAGTTTGTGGAACCTTGAGCAGAGTACCATTTGAGAATTTCACATTTTGGTTCATTGGTATGGAAGAATGTCCAAAAACTATGCTTCTGCTAAGATTGTTGAAAGGAAAGGAAGTTGTAGCAGAAATGATCGACGGTGGATTTTGAGAAAAACCCTTCAGGCACTGCATTCTCTCCCTCAAAACTCAATCTGCAATTACAGTTGTTTCGCAGAGAACTAGTGCAGACAAACTTCAACTTGTCAGGTTGGTGTCCTGGCCAATTAAAACCCGTTCTTCCTATTACCTATCAATGATTAATATAATGACATTGACTCATTTAGCTAGCAAAACATCAAACAAAACTTATAAGACATCTTAAActgttatatattataaagcACATACTTAAAAACCCACTCCATACTCATAAGAAACAACAGAGACAGCAGCTTGCCTTTATACAACTGATAACAGCGGTAGCCTGGCTGCCTCTGTACAAGTATTGCAGAGACAGAAACGCTGCCTAGGCCTggcaacgagtcgagctcgagctgcCGAGCTCGAACGCGAGCGACAAACAGCAGCAACAACCAACAACAGAACAGCAACAAGCAACAACAGAACAGCAAAAACAGACTTTTCGTTGGTGATCATTGGCAAAAGcaattccaaatatttttagtttgtaAAACTTCTATAACTTTAGTTTGTAAGATAAGATTTTTAGGATATTTTGCACCAGTCAATTGCAGAAGCAACCGTGTGTCaacagagaaagaaggatTACCTCGTCGCCGCACTCGTCTCCGCCGACGAGCTTTTCTTGTTGCCGTTAATTTGGGGTCTAGGGTTCTAAGATGTTTGGGGAAGAAATAAGAGAGGGGAAAGAATGGAggtagaaagagaaagagagagagagaaagaaagaaagaaaaggaagaagaaacaacgaaaagaaagagaaagaggggtttttgaattttggtattattattattattattattattattattattattatttaaaattatgagctcgactcataaaatttttacatagatatagtttaaattaatatatgttcacaatctgcaaaatttatatatttataaatattagtataacattgatataactatcatcttatattattGAACAACGTGGCTTAATCGGgatatcaaaattcagatcagaccgttagatatgataaaaacaGACACAATATTTCTGATAAAGAGCCACTACACCATTGCATCAACCTTATATGTTACAACTTTAACCATTAtatatttgagttttatataattccatatTATCAACAACTgcattattcaaaatataataggtGAAATAGTAGCCtttgaaatatgaaaaagaacaaagaacaaagaAAGAGAATGCAGTATTAGCATGGCAGAAGGGGGCAAATATACGTGGTGGAGTAGGCACCATCATCTATATACAGTTAGACCTCGACTTGATCAAGCATGTGCCAATTTGCAATGGAGGTTACAGTACCCAAATGTTCGAGTTCTTCACCTCCCACTAATCCATCCCGACCATTGTCCAGTTATCATTCAAATGGATCAATCGATAATGACTATTGATAACAGAAATTGGACCGCATAGCTGAGTTTTAGATCGGTGGTGCGCATGAGGATGATCAAGGCAAACCCCAAAGATTGTAGCAATGCGTTGAGGAACTGAGAATGAAAGAGGAGATTTTATGGCAACAGAGGTGTAAAGCACACTCGAGAACCAAAAGGGATAAAATACATGACTTTTTCATGTTTCAACCACTTATCGACAACATAAGAATGAGATTCAGAAGCTACGAAATAGTCAGGGGGAGTGGTGTAGCGATAAGGAATTTGTTTGGtcaattttattagatttttcttCAGGGTATACGTACCAGTGAGCATCCACGGGAGGATCTGATCGAGATGGTTGTGAACACTGTCCATCCCACCGTTATGACAGAGATAAAGACTATCTTATCCAGCCATTCACTAAGGAGGAGGTAAAAGCTACAACTTTTGATATGTTTTTCGTATCCCCTAGTGCCGATTGTATGCCCCCTCTCTTTCTAAGAAATTTTGGCCTGTTGTGGGATCAAACATTATTCATTGCGTCATGTCTATGTTGAATGAGGGATCCTTATTGTATAAGATGATTTGACACATTTTGTATTGATCCCCAAATGTGAAGACCTGGAGACTCCTAAACAATTCTGTCCTATAAGCTTATGTAATGTCACTATGAGGATTGCATCTAAGTGTTTAACCAAGCGTTCAAAGCCCATCTTAGATGACACTAGCTCATCTTCCAAATCGACGTTTATCCCAAGCTGTTTAATTACAGACAATATTTTGATTGCCTTTTAATTGAACCATTTtgttaaaagtaaaacatgAGCAAAGATGGATATTTTGCTCTTAAACTTGATATGAGTAAGGCTTACTATAGGGTAGAGTAGGATATTATAAGACAAGTGCTTAGTTGAATTGGTGTACATGAGCATTTTGCTAAACTCATTATGACATTGGTTACCCCTATTTCATACTCGTTAATGCTTAACGACTcacattttgaatattttatgcCACAGTGAGGATTAAACAGGGTGACCTACTATCGCCGTACCTATTCTTATTTGTGTCGGAGGTTCGTAGTTGTCTATTGTATGAAGCTAAATGACAAGATGAGCTACAGGTAGTTGCAATAAGTAGGGCGATTCCTTTAAGGAGAAAGATGGAAGGTGGGTACGGGCCAATCAATATGCATTTGGCGTGATACCTGCCTACCATATGCTCCTAATTTCAGGCCTGTTTCACAACCATGCATACTAAGGACTAAGGCTAAGGTAATAGAGTCCATTGAGTCGTTTGGATGTTGGAGGTGAGATCTAGTGCTTTAGATGTTTTGGGTTGATGAGGCACAAGCCATTCTATCCACACCACTTACTAACGGAACAACTCAAATGTGTGGGTATGGAATTATCAATCTAGTGGCTTGTTTGCTGTCAAGAATGGTTATTTGCTAGAGGTCGATTGACGGGAGCAATATAAGGAGTCTTCCTCCACGAGTTGGCCTTGGCGTACTCTAGCAGATGGTGTGAAACATTGGACAACCATCTGGAACAGTTGCTTGCCACCAAAGGTATGAACATTCATGTGAGAACTTGTGAGGATGCTTGCCCATGACGGAACAACTTGTGGATTGAATGGATGCAATCACAGTGAGTTGTGCTATATGCGGGTTTGAGGAATAATCAACGCTTCATGTGTCGCTGTGGCGCTCATTTTTTAGGCAAGTATGGGCCCTATTGAATCTGTCATGGAACCTAATATCTCGCGACATGGAGTTGGCATGTGAATGGGTGTGGTAGATTTATTCAATTGGAAAACATAAGGGTGACTAGTTTCTGACGGTTTATTGAGCGCTGTGGAAACATCGCAACGGGGCTGTAATGGAGCAAAACATATTAACACTGTCGTAGGTGGTCCAAGGTCCAATTGGTTCCAGTTTGAGTATTTAGCTGCAATGCAAATCCTTCGAGTTTGCAGGCCATCATCCTTGATCACTTTACATTTcgttaattattagataaaaaaaaaaaaatatgggatgtaattagaaaaaatcataagaaataagactaaattttaaaaaaaagtcataaTATATGAGACAAAGAATGCAATTTTCTCTAAAAGAAGCCAAATTAACCAACACCCTTTTTAAGACAATAACCACAAATCATCTACAAGAGCAGGCGGTTTACAAAATTGTTCTGGTGCTGCACAAAAGCCGGACTGAGATGAGTTTTCAACCTTAGAGAAGTACAATCAATCACCATGAACCAGTATATAAATACACCCCTCATCACCTCTCCATAATCACCAATAGCTCACAATCAAATCCTCTTTTGTGTGCCTTctcattccaaataaagagtcaagaaaagaaaacaagagaagagagaaaaaaacacaagagAGGTCAACAGCAATGGCAAGACTCACACAAGTTGCAATCATCTTGGCTGCAGCATTCTGCTTCCTCTCTCTTGTCGACGTTGCCGACTCCCACGCCCCTAAATTCATCGTTGATGGAAAGGTCTATTGTGAAGTCTGTCGTGCCAATTTCACTAATAGATACAGCGAGCCTATGGCAGGAGCAAAAGTGAAGTTGGAATGCAAGAACGAGGTGACCGAGAGCGTGACATACACCTTGGAGGGTGAGACCAACGAGAAAGGAGTGTACACGTTGACGGCAGAAGGTGATCATGGGGAGGACTTGTGTGCGGTGACATTACTGAAGAGCAGCATGGCTGATTGCGCTGAGGTTCCAGATGAGAAGCCTGCAGCTGAAGTCACCCTCACCCTCAACAATGGTTTTCATGATGAGTTCCGCCACGCCAACCCTCTTACCTTCACCAGGAAGGAAGCCTTGCCTGAGTGCGCTGAGCTCTTCAAAGAACTCGAAGAGGCCAAGAAAGATGAATAGATCTTAGTTTGATGCAATTATGTATGAGCTAATAATTCTTTACATTGTCAATTGcaaaaaaaacatcaacaaccctaataaaataattaaatagacATATATTACACATGAAAATGTACGTTGTTTCACATTTGCCAAACAGATAGACCATCTTCATTACTTCCTGGCCTTCTAGGGTTAAGAAAAGTGGAAGAGATGGGGAAATTtgatgcataattttttatttttcaatattgatttttttttcctttcttataattcataaataagtaaaaagacATTAATGAgaacttttttatgaaaatattaatattcaaacttcattattaaaaatgaattccaactcaatatttatacatttgactCTTTAAAATGGACGACGAAGATTAATCATATCAGAAACTCTTTCAAAAAgcatttttaaattctatgaaattttctaaacttatttattaatttttcttaaaacttCTCtctaacttttatatttatctaaatattgcatttacaaacttcaatatttatataaaatattctaaaaaagtttaaaattcttaattttatgttgCATTTATAGTGACCTCTATACCTTGGTAAAcatgtttaaaataaattattttgaaagttgttcatatatgcatgtttctcttgattttcctagaaaaatgaaaaataaattttaattattcctatCAGTTCATGAATTTAAAGTTCAAAAACTCTACTAATGCACATAGTGTAAGAGAGTGAGATGACACTCATTTTTAATTGACTTGggtatgaaattaattattcattatagtAAGACCACGTGTTCAATTCTTTACaaatttatgtatgtatattttaccttttattaaactcattttgattttaaaaaaatacattgataTTTGACTTAGTTTTCattaagacaaaaaaataggacaatttacaataaactttcttgaaatctgacataattacgaatattcttttattgtttaagTGTTTATCTACGacgaattttaaataataaggggaTATTCgtaataattatgttaaatctcAGGAGAGcacattgtaattttttatatctttttttatgaaaattatgtcaaatatcaatatattttttccaaaacaaAGCGAGTCTAATAAAAGGTAATATATGTATAGCCaagttttgtttaaatatttatctacaatatatttttagaataatgaGGGAATATTCATAACtaaattcatgaaaaaataCCAAAGGGACAAAGACCCTTTGAGTCTGCAGCTGTTTTGCTCCTTACGCTCCATTACCTAAGTCCTAACAATTAAtgatcatataatatatatatatatatatatatgattatggTTGTATGTTTGATTGTTCTTGCGAATGCGAGGGTAGCATAGAGTCTATAAGCAATTCTTATTTCTACATGTTTAGGACATAAATTcaggaaaattttatttcggTCCCATATGTTAAAATCTTTTTCGATTTAGTCTCATTTGATACgtactatttttttacattactttttataagttgaattttttctcAGTGTTAGTGTTCACGTgcataattaaagaaaaatatacgaAAAATGCTAATGGATCCTTTAATTACTGGACGAAAAATGCATGTAATGGCTAAAATTTAGAATCAATTCATTAGTTTACGGGATGCATTATTAGAAAGTTGTGACCAATGGGACTATATTACAGAACACCCTAAtatatgggacaaaaaatgcaattttcctaTCAAATTCATCTGAActtaattaatctaaattcCTCGGGGGCCATCAACATGGGTTTAAGGGTTTATTTTCGTTGGGTAAAAAATAGATGTACAAGAGAAGTCCATTTGGagtcttattttattttggacgAAAAAATGAACGAATAAAGCCAAAAAGACAAAGAAGTACATCTTTTGTtgttatttactctattactcatatataattatttttaattcttttatcattCCCATTGATAATATCGGTACATGATCtttgtaaagaaaataactaaatcaccaaaaaaaagtgttgatgtttgaatttaatttctttatttgaggACATTggtagtaatattttttaacaaacaaaactcattttgacaaataatttcattaataaaaaaaaatattcttgttattgtttgacaaatatttttacttaagaattttaaattttctatgaactaaaaattacttcaatataatattgacttgtttattttctaatataaaataaataaaattataatagttaatcagtaaaattacaaaaattaattttttcttcttaattttatttttctcgtatcaaataagaaaaaatatttaacactttcttccattttaattataccaaacaatttgaaaaaaaactattattctttctctctctcgtattttttcatttttcatcccCCTTTCGCTTTCTCTATCCTCTTCCTTGAAACAAACCAACCCCACATcttgataaaatcaaattgttgAAATGTCAACTCATTCATTTGGAACTTTTCTCCACAAACAGAAGAGGCAAAATTGAAGTTTGCAAGAATCTAAGTAGGTAAGCCTACTCAGACATTCCTTCATCTTGCAGCCAAATAAACAAAGATATTAtcgaaaataaattcaaataaagcataaataaataaaaacccaATTGCTAgagttcatttatttattttatttttcaaataaaggcaagaaaaaatctataatttgaaTCCATCGCCCCCATATATAACTCAAAAGCCAACCTACTCTACATATGGGATGTCATTATTCATGCTCTGTGTCTTGtcaacaattacaaaatagtggaaaaagaaaccaaaaattgcaacaatttttcctaaaatttaaaataattacaaatatattcttattgtataataaattataaatactctctaattttaatatccgTCGGACAAGCCCATTATGTTATCGGGATCTATTaagtttttattcaatttttatagtgaagTAGCCAAAATGCCCTATTGAATTATAAGtcataatttgatatatttttttagaattttttaattttttttaattatggatTTATACATACCTTAtagattatttactttaccctacctcatttttttatatattttttcaaatgttttttaaaaaaaaattagtaagaataaaatagtaatttataccTTATAGTCTAGaggactacataattattttcttttgaggaggatatttttaattatgtcaaattttagaatatgtggttgtaatttatcccaaaagaaaaaaaaaaaaaagcagtaGTCATTCAAATATCATCATTCCTCTTCTCCATCTATTCcaccaagaaaaaagaaatcatatgATCATGggagaagaacaagaagaaaaccCTAATCTTGTCAAGGAGATCCAGTTGATAACCGGGTACGGGTTCCACGACCCGATTCTCTTACAACAAGCGTTCACCCATCACTCCTACGAGGAGGGTTGCTCCTCCTTTGAGTGGCTCGCGCATGTTGGGGATGCAGCTCTGCATTTCTTCATTACCAAAGAGCACTACTTTCTGTACCCGGATTTGGACCCGGCTAGGCTCACCAGACTTCGGGCTGCCAACGCTGACACTGAGAAGCTTGCACGTGCGGCTCTGAGACACCGGCTGCATGAATATCTACGACATAATATACCTTTGCTTGCAATACAAGTATATCATACttctactctttttttttcttttttttttttttggaaaattgcTTTTTAGagtgttttttaatttagtctaATTTATTACTGTTTTCCGACATTGCGttacataatttgaattttttttaattttaatcctaacgtgcatttttcatccaataattgatgaaaaatatatgtgggACCACTAACACGGctccattaatttattttatttaattaaataatataataaaaataattaagtattatatatatacatccatCGAGTGTGGGTCGATTAATGCTAGTATGTAATAATTCTTTTGatagaaataaaagttttaatttgtcCGAACCACCAACTTTTTACCCAAtcaacacataaaaaaaaaaaaagagagaaagaaagaaagga
This Sesamum indicum cultivar Zhongzhi No. 13 linkage group LG5, S_indicum_v1.0, whole genome shotgun sequence DNA region includes the following protein-coding sequences:
- the LOC105162621 gene encoding phosphoribosylaminoimidazole carboxylase, chloroplastic isoform X1 gives rise to the protein MQCLKGFSQNPPSIISATTSFPFNNLSRSIVFGHSSIPMNQNVKFSNGTLLKVPQTHCRASMEVQEASPRSANSTNLQVHGLSETIVGVLGGGQLGRMLCEAASQMAIKVIILDPMENCPASNLCHYHMVGSYHDSATVEEFAKRCGVLTVEIEHVDTATLEKLEQQGVDCQPKASTIRIIQDKYLQKVHFSRHAIPMPEFMQIDDLEGAKRAGDLFGYPLMVKSKRLAYDGRGNAVAKNEDEIPMAVNALGGYTGLYVEKWAPFVKELSVIVARGRDNSMLCYPVVETIHRENICHIVKSPANVSWKVLKLATDVAYKAVSSLEGAGVFAVELFLTADGQVLLNEVAPRPHNSGHHTIESCFTSQFEQHLRAVVGLPLGDPSIKSPAIMYNILGEDEGEPGFLLANQLMGRALRIPGASVHWYDKPEMRKQRKMGHITLVGPSMGIIEARLKSMLSEETEDDQPPAAPRVGIIMGSDSDLPVMKDAATILREFNVPAEVRIVSAHRTPEMMFSYASSARERGIQVIIAGAGGAAHLPGMVAALTPLPVIGVPVRASTLDGLDSLLSIVQMPRGVPVATVAINNATNAGLLAVRLLGISDINLQARMAQYQEDRRDEVLVKDDKLGKHGWEYYLNS
- the LOC105162622 gene encoding olee1-like protein; translated protein: MARLTQVAIILAAAFCFLSLVDVADSHAPKFIVDGKVYCEVCRANFTNRYSEPMAGAKVKLECKNEVTESVTYTLEGETNEKGVYTLTAEGDHGEDLCAVTLLKSSMADCAEVPDEKPAAEVTLTLNNGFHDEFRHANPLTFTRKEALPECAELFKELEEAKKDE